From a single Nostoc sp. MS1 genomic region:
- a CDS encoding class I SAM-dependent methyltransferase, with protein MGIRNWIKKRLRRALNLPELEQQIQNISELTKSLAEKQNSHHTGHNHEKFIVELDYPPSRDYRPRWGNTHPPHQGLIDFFNKNYHEYCQTFHKLVGLQSFLLKINSKFSHEHTGEPGWIGGPINAIDTALLYYFVYELKPKTYLEIGSGVTTLFAARAKRDHNLTTRIVSIDPEPRADVDAVCDEVIRAGLETTDLSVFYNLEPGDIVFMDGSHRSFMNSDVTVFMLDVLPKLKPGVVIHFHDIVLPYDYPDMFSDWYWNEQYILAAYLLAAGDKVKILMPSRFMSDSADFKQAIEPILQQWRDSPDGWLSGGSLWFTHVK; from the coding sequence ATGGGCATAAGAAATTGGATAAAAAAACGATTACGAAGAGCGCTCAACTTACCAGAATTAGAACAACAGATTCAAAATATTAGTGAACTCACTAAATCATTAGCAGAAAAACAAAATAGCCATCATACTGGCCATAATCATGAAAAATTCATTGTTGAATTAGATTATCCTCCATCCCGTGATTACCGCCCAAGATGGGGGAATACTCATCCGCCGCACCAAGGTCTCATAGATTTTTTTAATAAAAACTATCATGAGTATTGTCAAACGTTTCATAAGTTAGTAGGTTTACAAAGTTTTTTATTAAAAATAAATTCTAAATTTTCTCATGAGCATACAGGTGAACCAGGATGGATTGGTGGGCCTATTAATGCAATAGATACTGCTTTGCTGTACTACTTTGTATACGAACTCAAACCAAAAACTTATTTAGAAATTGGTTCTGGGGTGACTACGCTGTTTGCGGCACGAGCCAAACGGGATCATAACCTGACAACGCGCATAGTCTCAATTGACCCAGAACCCCGTGCAGATGTGGATGCTGTCTGCGATGAGGTAATTAGAGCGGGACTTGAAACTACAGATTTATCAGTTTTCTATAATCTGGAGCCTGGAGACATCGTATTTATGGATGGCAGTCATCGTTCATTTATGAACTCAGATGTCACTGTATTTATGCTTGACGTACTGCCTAAGCTTAAGCCAGGAGTAGTTATTCACTTCCATGATATTGTGCTTCCTTATGACTATCCAGATATGTTTAGTGATTGGTATTGGAACGAGCAATATATCCTGGCAGCATATCTGTTAGCCGCAGGAGATAAAGTAAAAATACTCATGCCATCTAGATTTATGTCTGATAGTGCAGATTTTAAGCAGGCAATAGAGCCAATTCTGCAACAATGGCGAGATTCTCCTGATGGTTGGTTATCTGGTGGCTCACTATGGTTTACCCATGTGAAATAA